One region of Paucibacter aquatile genomic DNA includes:
- the tsf gene encoding translation elongation factor Ts, with the protein MAAITASMVAELRARTDAPMMECKKALTEAEGDLGRAEEILRVKLGNKAGKAASRVTAEGVVASAVVGGVGALLEVNCETDFVSKNDAFLAFVNAVAGLIATEGPADVAALSALPLSQEGFGPTVEDVRKGLIGKIGENMSIRRFQRYASGTKLASYLHGTRIGVMVEFDGDEVAAKDVAMHVAAMKPAALSAAEVSAELVEKERKIAAEKAAESGKPADIVAKMVDGAVQKFLKEVSLLDQVFVKAADGKQTVAAMLKDKATTVKSFTLYVVGEGIEKKVDDFAAEVAAQVAAAKGQ; encoded by the coding sequence ATGGCTGCAATTACCGCAAGCATGGTCGCTGAGCTGCGCGCCCGCACCGATGCCCCGATGATGGAATGCAAGAAGGCGCTGACCGAAGCCGAAGGCGATCTGGGTCGTGCCGAAGAAATCCTGCGCGTCAAGCTGGGCAACAAGGCGGGCAAGGCCGCTTCGCGCGTGACCGCTGAAGGCGTGGTCGCCTCGGCCGTGGTCGGCGGCGTGGGCGCCCTGCTGGAAGTGAACTGCGAAACCGACTTCGTGTCGAAGAACGATGCCTTCCTGGCTTTCGTGAATGCCGTCGCTGGCCTGATCGCCACCGAAGGCCCGGCCGATGTGGCCGCCCTGTCGGCGCTGCCGCTGTCGCAAGAAGGCTTCGGCCCGACCGTGGAAGACGTGCGCAAGGGTCTGATCGGCAAGATCGGCGAGAACATGTCGATCCGCCGCTTCCAGCGCTATGCATCGGGCACCAAGCTGGCTTCCTACCTGCACGGCACCCGCATCGGCGTGATGGTCGAGTTCGACGGCGACGAAGTGGCCGCCAAGGACGTCGCCATGCACGTGGCCGCCATGAAGCCGGCTGCACTGTCGGCTGCCGAAGTGTCGGCTGAGCTGGTCGAGAAGGAGCGCAAGATCGCTGCCGAGAAGGCCGCCGAGTCCGGCAAGCCTGCTGACATCGTCGCCAAGATGGTGGACGGCGCCGTGCAGAAGTTCCTGAAGGAAGTCTCGCTGCTGGACCAAGTCTTTGTGAAGGCCGCCGACGGCAAGCAAACCGTCGCCGCCATGCTGAAGGACAAGGCCACCACGGTGAAGAGCTTCACCCTGTACGTGGTGGGCGAAGGCATCGAGAAGAAGGTGGACGACTTCGCCGCCGAAGTGGCCGCGCAAGTGGCCGCCGCCAAGGGCCAGTAA
- the rseP gene encoding RIP metalloprotease RseP — MSTVLAFILTLAVLVVVHEYGHYRVARACGVKVLRFSVGFGRVLWRHQRTPDSTEFTLCALPLGGYVRMLDEREGPVPAGLREQAFNNRPLRQRVAVVAAGPLANLLLAALLFAGVNWVGQEEPKPILGAPLTGSMAERAGLRAGDWVQAVSADGQQWRELQSLAELRWQLTQAVEQGRKLHLEISDAQGHGRRSVALDTDSLGAHEIDAQVVSKLGLGPAFSEPVLGRLTPGGAGEAAGLKEGDLVRRVDGVAVADAASLRELIRQAGQSEPARSMQWQVERHGQMVELEVRPKVMVDAGRKIGRIEAMVGAAPAMVLVRYGLWDGLLRGVERTWDVSAMTVKMFGRMLVGEASLKNLSGPLTIADYAGQSARSGLPQYLGFLALVSVSLGVLNLLPLPMLDGGHLMYYLFEGLSGRPVSEWWQTQLQRAGALILMLMMALALSNDVARLTGLH; from the coding sequence GTGAGCACGGTGCTGGCCTTCATCCTGACCCTGGCGGTGCTGGTGGTCGTGCATGAGTACGGGCATTACCGCGTGGCCCGCGCCTGTGGCGTCAAGGTCTTGCGCTTTTCGGTGGGATTTGGCCGCGTGCTCTGGCGCCATCAGCGCACGCCCGATTCGACCGAGTTCACCCTCTGCGCCTTGCCGCTCGGCGGCTATGTGCGCATGCTTGATGAGCGGGAAGGTCCGGTGCCGGCCGGTCTGCGCGAGCAGGCCTTCAACAACCGGCCGCTGCGCCAGCGCGTGGCCGTGGTGGCGGCTGGCCCGCTGGCCAATCTGCTGCTGGCGGCCTTGCTGTTCGCCGGCGTCAACTGGGTCGGTCAAGAGGAGCCCAAGCCCATTCTGGGCGCGCCGCTGACGGGATCCATGGCCGAACGCGCGGGCTTGCGCGCCGGTGACTGGGTGCAGGCCGTGTCCGCCGATGGCCAGCAATGGCGCGAGCTGCAGTCCCTGGCCGAGCTGCGCTGGCAGCTGACCCAGGCCGTGGAGCAGGGCCGCAAACTGCATCTGGAGATCAGCGATGCCCAGGGTCATGGCCGCCGCAGCGTGGCGCTGGACACCGACAGCCTGGGTGCCCATGAGATCGATGCCCAGGTGGTCAGCAAGCTGGGCCTGGGCCCGGCCTTCAGCGAGCCGGTGCTGGGTCGCCTGACGCCTGGTGGCGCGGGCGAGGCGGCTGGGCTCAAGGAGGGCGATCTGGTGCGCCGTGTCGATGGCGTTGCAGTGGCCGATGCCGCCAGCCTGCGCGAGCTGATCCGTCAAGCGGGCCAAAGTGAGCCGGCGCGCAGCATGCAGTGGCAGGTGGAGCGTCACGGCCAGATGGTTGAGCTGGAGGTGCGGCCCAAGGTGATGGTCGATGCCGGCCGCAAGATCGGCCGCATCGAAGCGATGGTGGGCGCAGCGCCTGCCATGGTGCTGGTGCGTTACGGCCTGTGGGATGGCCTGCTTCGGGGCGTCGAACGCACCTGGGATGTTTCGGCCATGACCGTCAAGATGTTCGGCCGTATGCTGGTCGGAGAGGCTTCGCTGAAGAACCTCAGTGGCCCGCTGACGATTGCGGACTACGCGGGTCAGTCAGCGCGGTCGGGTCTGCCGCAGTACCTGGGCTTTCTGGCCTTGGTCAGCGTCAGTTTGGGTGTGCTGAACCTGCTGCCGCTGCCGATGCTCGATGGTGGACACCTGATGTATTATCTTTTCGAGGGTTTGAGCGGCCGCCCCGTCTCGGAGTGGTGGCAAACGCAACTGCAGCGCGCGGGCGCGCTGATCCTGATGCTGATGATGGCTTTGGCCCTTTCCAACGACGTGGCCCGCTTGACGGGCCTGCATTGA
- the frr gene encoding ribosome recycling factor, with amino-acid sequence MSIADIKQNAEAKMAKSVEALKNELHKIRTGRAHPGILDQVSVDYYGSMVPVTQVANVTLLDARTISVQPWEKGMGAKIEKAIRESDLGLNPASQGELIRVPMPPLNEERRRDLTKVVRNEGEDAKIAVRNLRRDANEQAKKLTKDKLISEDDERRSLDDVQKLTDRTIAEIDKLVAAKEAEILAV; translated from the coding sequence ATGAGCATTGCAGACATCAAGCAGAACGCTGAAGCCAAGATGGCCAAGTCGGTCGAGGCGCTGAAGAACGAGTTGCACAAGATCCGCACCGGCCGCGCCCACCCCGGCATCCTCGATCAGGTCAGTGTCGACTACTACGGCTCCATGGTGCCCGTCACCCAGGTGGCCAATGTGACCTTGCTCGATGCCCGCACCATCAGCGTGCAGCCCTGGGAAAAAGGCATGGGCGCCAAGATCGAGAAGGCGATTCGTGAGTCCGATCTGGGCCTGAACCCGGCCTCGCAAGGCGAGCTGATCCGCGTGCCGATGCCGCCGCTCAACGAAGAGCGCCGCCGCGACCTGACCAAGGTCGTGCGCAACGAAGGCGAAGATGCCAAGATCGCCGTGCGCAATCTGCGCCGCGATGCCAATGAGCAAGCCAAGAAGCTGACCAAGGACAAGCTGATCAGCGAAGACGACGAGCGCCGCAGCCTGGACGATGTGCAGAAGCTGACCGATCGCACCATTGCCGAGATCGACAAGCTGGTCGCGGCCAAAGAAGCCGAAATCCTGGCGGTCTGA
- a CDS encoding 1-deoxy-D-xylulose-5-phosphate reductoisomerase, producing the protein MSLHTRPQRICVLGSTGSIGVNTLDVLGRHPERYEVFALSAMSRVDALLAQCLQWQPRFAVLPDASLAAQLRSQLREQGSRTEVLDGVDSLSAVAAHPEVDMVMAAIVGAAGLAPCLAAAKAGKRLLLANKEAIVVGGALFMQAVEQGGATLLPIDSEHSAIFQCLPEDRSTWAQRIDHIVLTASGGPFRQRDPATLHEVTPAQAVAHPNWVMGRKISVDSATMMNKALEVIEARWLFSLKPEQIKVLIHPQSIIHSMVVCRDNSVLAQLGTPDMRVPIAYGLSFPERIEAGASRLDLLTQPALSFEEADERRFPGLYLSWQALRAAEGSTAVLNAANEEAVAAFLDGRLRFDHIHRVNAQSLEQTLPQAGECSSVEGLLGLDQRARRQALALIAELGA; encoded by the coding sequence ATGAGTCTTCATACCCGTCCGCAGCGCATCTGCGTGCTCGGCTCCACCGGTTCCATCGGCGTCAACACCCTGGATGTGCTGGGTCGCCATCCCGAGCGTTACGAAGTCTTCGCGCTGAGCGCCATGAGCCGGGTGGATGCCTTGCTGGCCCAGTGCCTGCAGTGGCAGCCGCGTTTTGCCGTCTTGCCCGATGCGAGCCTGGCCGCGCAGCTGCGCAGCCAATTGCGCGAGCAGGGCAGCCGCACCGAGGTGCTGGACGGCGTGGACAGCTTGTCCGCCGTGGCGGCCCATCCCGAGGTGGACATGGTCATGGCCGCCATCGTCGGCGCGGCCGGCCTGGCGCCCTGCCTGGCGGCAGCAAAAGCGGGCAAGCGCCTGCTGCTGGCCAACAAGGAGGCCATCGTCGTCGGTGGCGCCTTGTTCATGCAGGCGGTGGAGCAAGGCGGTGCCACCTTGCTGCCCATCGATAGCGAGCATTCCGCCATCTTCCAATGCCTGCCCGAGGATCGCAGCACCTGGGCGCAGCGCATCGATCACATCGTGCTCACCGCCTCCGGCGGCCCCTTCCGCCAGCGCGACCCGGCCACCCTGCACGAGGTGACGCCGGCCCAGGCTGTGGCCCACCCGAACTGGGTGATGGGTCGCAAGATCTCGGTCGATTCGGCCACCATGATGAACAAGGCACTTGAGGTGATCGAAGCGCGCTGGCTGTTCTCGCTCAAGCCCGAGCAGATCAAGGTGCTGATCCATCCGCAGAGCATCATCCATTCGATGGTGGTGTGCCGCGACAACTCGGTGCTGGCCCAGCTGGGCACGCCCGATATGCGCGTCCCCATCGCCTACGGCCTGTCCTTCCCCGAGCGCATCGAGGCCGGCGCCAGCCGGCTCGATCTGCTGACCCAGCCCGCGCTGAGCTTTGAAGAGGCGGACGAGCGCCGCTTCCCCGGTCTGTATCTCTCCTGGCAAGCGCTGCGCGCGGCCGAGGGTTCGACCGCCGTACTCAATGCCGCCAACGAAGAGGCCGTCGCAGCCTTCCTCGACGGCCGCCTGCGCTTCGATCACATCCACCGCGTCAATGCCCAGAGTCTGGAGCAGACCCTGCCGCAGGCCGGTGAGTGCAGCAGCGTGGAAGGCTTGCTGGGCCTGGATCAGCGTGCGCGCCGCCAGGCCCTGGCCCTGATTGCGGAGCTCGGCGCGTGA
- the pyrH gene encoding UMP kinase, whose protein sequence is MPALKRILLKLSGEALMGDDAFGINRATIVRMVQEIREVTELGVEVAVVIGGGNIFRGVAGGSVGMDRATADYMGMLATVMNSLALADTMRQEGIVARVMSAIGIEQVVEPYVRPKALQYLEEGKVVVFAAGTGNPFFTTDTAAALRGAEIGAEIVLKATKVDGVYTADPKKDPSATRYSRISFDEAITKNLQVLDATAFALCRDQKLPIRVFSILKAGALKRVVMGEDEGTLVHV, encoded by the coding sequence ATGCCCGCGCTCAAACGCATCCTGCTCAAACTTTCCGGTGAAGCCCTGATGGGCGACGACGCTTTCGGCATCAACCGCGCGACCATCGTGCGCATGGTGCAGGAGATCCGCGAGGTCACCGAGCTCGGCGTGGAGGTGGCGGTGGTCATCGGTGGCGGCAATATCTTCCGCGGTGTCGCGGGCGGCTCGGTCGGCATGGACCGCGCCACGGCCGATTACATGGGCATGCTGGCCACGGTGATGAACTCCCTGGCCCTGGCCGACACCATGCGCCAGGAAGGCATCGTCGCTCGCGTGATGTCGGCCATCGGCATCGAGCAGGTGGTGGAGCCTTATGTGCGCCCCAAGGCCCTGCAGTATCTGGAAGAAGGCAAGGTCGTGGTGTTCGCGGCCGGCACGGGCAACCCCTTCTTCACCACCGACACGGCCGCCGCGCTGCGTGGTGCCGAGATTGGCGCTGAGATCGTGCTCAAGGCCACCAAGGTCGATGGTGTCTACACCGCCGATCCCAAGAAGGACCCGAGTGCGACCCGCTACTCGCGCATCAGCTTTGACGAGGCCATCACCAAGAATCTGCAGGTGCTGGACGCCACCGCTTTCGCGCTGTGCCGCGACCAGAAGCTGCCGATCCGCGTGTTCAGCATCCTCAAGGCCGGCGCGCTCAAGCGCGTGGTGATGGGCGAAGACGAAGGCACGCTGGTGCACGTTTGA
- the uppS gene encoding polyprenyl diphosphate synthase, with protein MTTEKKAVPRHVAIVMDGNGRWAKKRFLPRFFGHKQGVDALVKIVQACIDREIEYLTVFAFSSENWKRPSDEVSGLMGLVLAAVSRYLARMGAMGVRIRIVGDREAVSDKLRNAWNEAESSTAHNSKLTLSVAFNYGGRWDVVQACKAAMQAGVPPAELTEARLSEFMAMNYAPDPDLFIRTGGEVRISNFLLWQVAYTEFVFSDCLWPEFGEAQLDAAIESFRERDRRFGGVKEAPALAGV; from the coding sequence GTGACGACCGAGAAGAAGGCGGTGCCCCGCCATGTGGCCATCGTGATGGATGGCAACGGCCGCTGGGCGAAGAAGCGCTTTCTGCCGCGCTTCTTCGGCCACAAGCAGGGCGTCGATGCCCTGGTCAAGATCGTGCAGGCCTGCATCGATCGCGAGATCGAGTACCTGACGGTGTTTGCCTTCTCCTCGGAGAACTGGAAGCGCCCCAGCGATGAAGTCTCGGGCCTGATGGGTCTGGTGCTGGCAGCCGTGTCGCGCTACCTGGCGCGCATGGGGGCCATGGGGGTGCGCATCCGCATCGTCGGTGACCGCGAGGCAGTGTCTGACAAGCTGCGCAATGCCTGGAACGAGGCCGAGAGCAGCACGGCGCACAACAGCAAGCTGACCCTGTCCGTGGCCTTCAACTACGGCGGCCGCTGGGATGTGGTGCAGGCCTGCAAGGCAGCGATGCAGGCGGGCGTGCCGCCGGCCGAGCTGACCGAAGCGCGCCTGTCCGAGTTCATGGCCATGAACTACGCGCCCGACCCCGACCTCTTCATCCGCACCGGCGGTGAAGTGCGCATCAGCAATTTCCTGCTCTGGCAGGTCGCGTACACCGAGTTTGTGTTCTCCGACTGCCTGTGGCCCGAGTTCGGTGAGGCGCAGCTGGACGCGGCCATCGAGTCTTTCCGTGAACGCGACCGCCGCTTTGGCGGCGTCAAAGAGGCGCCGGCACTGGCTGGCGTTTGA
- the bamA gene encoding outer membrane protein assembly factor BamA, producing the protein MSSFFRTGAPLRPSILTLAIAATLQSGAAWAVDPFVLKDIRVEGLKRTDPGTVFASLPFRVGDSYNDDKGAAALRALFATGLFKDVRINIDGNDVVITIEERPIIANVSFVGLKEFDTEALSKSLKDVGIGEGKPFDRALADRAEQELKRQYLTRSLYGAEVTTTITPLERNRVNVSFNVTEGEPAKIAEVRILGSKVFSEGTLLGLLEQTSSGWLTWYTKTDRYSRTKLNADLETLRSYYMNRGYLEFAVTSTQVTISPDKQSISIAITVNEGQPYTVTGVKLEGEFLGREDDFRRLVLLRPGQPYQGEAVAQTTRAFTDLYGSFGYAFARVDSRPEIDRATGQVVVTFVAEPARRVYVRRVLIAGNNRTRDEVIRREFRQFESAWYDGRRIKASRDRVERLGYFKEVTIDTNEVAGAQDQVDVILTVEERPTGNIQVGAGYSSQQKLSFSGAIKQENVFGSGNYLGVEVNTSSVGRALVVSTVDPYFTVDGVSRALDVFYRTQKPINTLGEQFELVTHGGSIRFGVPFSEQDTVFFGAGYERTKLTTNQGLPLSYLLYGRAFGNNSLSLPLTIGWQRDSRDSIISPMVGKYQRINLEMSPAGDARYVRANLQYQHYIPITNKITLGLNSELGWGAGIGGKPYPIFKNFYAGGLGSVRVFEAGSLGPVDVTGSYSGGNRRINFNAELYLPVPGSGNDKTFRLFGFVDAGNVWAEHEKINLDTLKNGTSMLRASAGFGLSWVSPMGPLRLSYGVPLRKHPTDRIEKFQFQIGTAF; encoded by the coding sequence ATGTCCTCATTCTTTAGAACGGGAGCGCCCCTGCGCCCCTCCATCCTGACCTTGGCCATTGCGGCCACACTGCAGTCAGGCGCCGCCTGGGCGGTGGATCCCTTTGTTCTCAAGGACATCCGTGTTGAGGGTCTGAAGCGTACCGACCCCGGTACCGTCTTTGCGTCCCTGCCCTTCCGTGTCGGCGACAGCTACAACGACGACAAGGGCGCCGCCGCCTTGCGCGCCCTGTTTGCCACCGGCCTGTTCAAGGACGTGCGCATCAACATCGATGGCAACGATGTGGTCATCACCATCGAAGAGCGCCCCATCATTGCCAATGTGAGCTTTGTGGGCCTCAAGGAGTTCGACACCGAGGCGCTGAGCAAGTCGCTGAAGGATGTGGGCATCGGCGAAGGCAAGCCCTTCGACCGCGCTTTGGCCGACCGCGCCGAGCAGGAACTCAAGCGCCAGTACCTGACGCGCAGCCTCTACGGTGCCGAAGTCACCACCACCATCACGCCGCTGGAGCGCAACCGCGTCAACGTGAGCTTCAACGTGACCGAAGGCGAGCCGGCCAAGATTGCCGAAGTGCGCATCCTGGGCAGCAAGGTCTTCTCTGAGGGCACCTTGCTGGGCCTGCTGGAGCAGACCAGCAGCGGCTGGCTGACCTGGTACACCAAGACCGACCGCTACTCGCGCACCAAGCTCAATGCCGACCTGGAGACCCTGCGCTCCTACTACATGAACCGCGGCTATCTGGAGTTTGCCGTCACCTCGACCCAGGTGACCATCTCGCCGGACAAGCAGAGCATCAGCATCGCCATCACGGTCAATGAAGGCCAGCCCTACACCGTCACCGGCGTCAAGCTGGAAGGCGAGTTCCTGGGCCGTGAAGACGATTTCCGCCGTTTGGTGCTGCTGCGCCCCGGTCAGCCCTACCAGGGCGAGGCCGTGGCCCAGACCACGCGTGCGTTCACCGATTTGTACGGCAGCTTCGGCTACGCCTTTGCTCGCGTCGACAGCCGCCCCGAGATCGATCGGGCCACTGGCCAGGTGGTCGTGACCTTTGTGGCCGAGCCGGCTCGCCGCGTCTATGTGCGCCGCGTGCTGATCGCCGGCAACAACCGCACCCGCGATGAAGTGATCCGCCGCGAGTTCCGTCAGTTCGAATCGGCCTGGTACGACGGTCGCCGCATCAAGGCTTCGCGCGACCGCGTGGAGCGCCTCGGTTACTTCAAGGAAGTGACCATCGACACCAATGAGGTGGCGGGCGCACAGGACCAGGTCGATGTGATCCTGACCGTGGAAGAGCGCCCGACCGGCAACATCCAGGTTGGTGCCGGCTATTCCAGCCAGCAAAAGCTGTCCTTCAGCGGTGCCATCAAGCAGGAGAACGTCTTCGGCTCGGGCAATTACCTGGGCGTGGAAGTCAACACCTCCTCGGTCGGCCGAGCCCTGGTGGTGTCGACCGTGGACCCGTACTTCACCGTCGATGGCGTCTCGCGCGCGCTCGATGTGTTCTACCGCACGCAGAAGCCGATCAACACCCTGGGTGAGCAGTTCGAGCTGGTCACGCACGGCGGCTCGATCCGTTTCGGCGTGCCTTTCTCCGAGCAGGACACCGTGTTCTTCGGTGCCGGCTACGAGCGCACCAAGCTGACCACCAACCAGGGCCTGCCCCTGAGTTACTTGCTCTACGGGCGCGCCTTCGGCAACAACAGCCTGTCCTTGCCGCTGACCATCGGCTGGCAGCGTGACAGCCGTGACAGCATCATCTCGCCCATGGTCGGCAAGTACCAGCGCATCAACCTGGAAATGAGCCCGGCCGGCGATGCCCGCTATGTGCGCGCCAACCTGCAGTACCAGCACTACATCCCCATCACCAACAAGATCACCTTGGGCTTGAACAGCGAGCTGGGTTGGGGCGCCGGTATCGGCGGCAAGCCGTACCCGATCTTCAAGAACTTCTACGCCGGTGGCCTGGGTTCGGTGCGGGTGTTCGAGGCCGGCTCGCTCGGTCCGGTGGATGTGACCGGCTCCTACTCGGGTGGCAATCGTCGCATCAACTTCAATGCCGAGTTGTACCTGCCTGTGCCGGGCAGCGGCAATGACAAGACCTTCCGTCTGTTTGGCTTCGTTGACGCCGGCAACGTCTGGGCCGAGCATGAAAAGATCAATCTCGATACCCTCAAGAACGGCACCTCCATGTTGCGTGCCTCGGCAGGTTTCGGTTTGAGCTGGGTGTCTCCGATGGGCCCGCTGCGCCTGAGCTATGGCGTGCCTTTGCGTAAACATCCAACGGATAGAATCGAGAAATTCCAATTCCAGATCGGGACTGCATTCTGA
- a CDS encoding phosphatidate cytidylyltransferase: MLKARIITALALLAVLLPALFAASPWPFALLTLLMIGAAGWEWCRLNAGGGLPALAFGAALAAACAGTLWFFGLAPRPAWCWWLAGLIWVLGGAYALRGGPAAWPQASKALRLLLGALALWAAWGAMLEAKATGINFLLSIFCLVWMADIAAYFGGRTFGRRKLAVTISPGKSWEGVWTGMAGVLALGLFWTFVIDRQFAVDSASLYQRLLQGQGLAIGLLALVFLASMSVVGDLFESLIKRAVGAKDSSQLLPGHGGVLDRVDALLPVFPLALALSSLSSSLP; this comes from the coding sequence ATGCTCAAAGCCCGCATCATCACGGCCTTGGCCTTGCTGGCCGTTTTGTTGCCCGCTCTGTTCGCCGCCTCGCCCTGGCCTTTCGCCTTGCTGACCCTGCTGATGATCGGCGCGGCCGGTTGGGAGTGGTGCAGGCTCAATGCTGGCGGTGGCCTGCCGGCTCTGGCCTTCGGTGCGGCCTTGGCCGCGGCCTGCGCGGGCACGCTCTGGTTCTTCGGTCTGGCGCCGCGCCCGGCCTGGTGCTGGTGGCTGGCGGGCTTGATCTGGGTGCTGGGCGGGGCCTATGCCTTGCGCGGCGGCCCGGCAGCCTGGCCGCAGGCCTCCAAGGCCCTGCGCCTGCTGCTCGGCGCCCTGGCGCTGTGGGCGGCCTGGGGCGCCATGCTGGAGGCCAAGGCCACCGGCATCAACTTCCTGCTCTCCATCTTTTGCCTGGTCTGGATGGCCGACATCGCCGCCTACTTCGGTGGTCGGACCTTCGGCCGGCGCAAGCTGGCCGTGACCATCAGCCCCGGCAAAAGCTGGGAGGGCGTCTGGACCGGCATGGCCGGCGTGCTCGCCCTGGGTCTGTTCTGGACCTTTGTCATCGACCGCCAGTTCGCGGTCGATTCCGCCAGCCTCTACCAGCGCCTGCTGCAAGGGCAGGGCCTGGCCATCGGCCTGCTGGCTCTGGTTTTCCTGGCCAGCATGAGCGTGGTCGGTGACCTGTTCGAATCCCTGATCAAACGTGCGGTCGGCGCCAAGGACAGCAGCCAGTTGCTGCCGGGCCATGGCGGTGTGCTCGATCGCGTCGATGCCTTGCTGCCGGTCTTCCCGCTGGCCCTGGCGCTGAGTTCCCTGAGTTCCTCCCTGCCATGA
- the rpsB gene encoding 30S ribosomal protein S2, translated as MSVTMREMLEAGVHFGHQTRFWHPKMAPYIYGHRNKIHIINLEKTLPAFEEALKFIRQLSAKRGTIMMIGTKRQAREVVALEAQRAGVPYVDQRWLGGMMTNFKTVKASLKNLKDMQAQVEAGTQPAIKKEALLFQRDLAKLEKNIGGIQDMNGLPDAIFVIDVGFHKIAVAEAKKLGIPVIGVVDTNHSPEGIDYVIPGNDDSAKAVALYARAVADAVIEGRANAGNEVVQAAAPAGDEFVEVAEGA; from the coding sequence ATGTCCGTTACGATGCGCGAAATGCTGGAAGCCGGCGTCCACTTTGGTCACCAAACCCGCTTCTGGCACCCCAAGATGGCCCCGTATATCTACGGCCACCGCAACAAGATTCACATCATCAACCTCGAAAAGACGCTGCCTGCGTTCGAAGAGGCTCTGAAGTTCATCCGCCAGCTGTCGGCCAAGCGCGGCACCATCATGATGATTGGCACCAAGCGCCAAGCCCGTGAAGTGGTGGCCCTGGAAGCCCAGCGCGCCGGCGTGCCTTACGTTGACCAACGCTGGTTGGGCGGCATGATGACCAACTTCAAGACGGTCAAGGCCTCGCTGAAGAATCTGAAGGACATGCAAGCCCAGGTCGAAGCCGGCACCCAGCCCGCCATCAAGAAGGAAGCCCTGCTGTTCCAACGCGATCTGGCCAAGCTGGAAAAGAACATCGGCGGCATCCAGGACATGAACGGTCTGCCCGACGCCATCTTCGTGATCGACGTGGGCTTCCACAAGATCGCCGTGGCCGAAGCCAAGAAGCTGGGCATCCCCGTGATCGGCGTGGTTGACACCAACCACTCGCCCGAAGGCATCGACTACGTCATCCCGGGCAACGACGACTCCGCCAAGGCTGTGGCCCTGTACGCTCGCGCCGTCGCTGACGCCGTGATCGAAGGCCGTGCCAACGCCGGCAACGAAGTCGTGCAAGCCGCTGCCCCGGCTGGCGACGAGTTCGTGGAAGTCGCCGAAGGCGCTTGA